TTATTATTGATTTATGATTTAGTGtgatatatatattaactaaatcaattaattgtataatttatttgttataattgatttaatttattttatttgttaaaaataattggttgatataaattataataaattatataatatttaaatatctaatcaaatcaattagttgatataattaattcattctaaagaattatatttaatgagttaaaagaaataaatactCTAAAAAATATGCCACGTAAGATTTATTATTAAGTGGagaaattcaatttttatataatatataatagaataatagatataatagataataaatagaatagatgatttacaaaaatactatttgtatatcaaaattagtcagtcattaatatatttatgtataaatatatgtgttatttaatttattttcaatatatatttatattttaatatatattttatactaataaataatttttgtgacttattttaatatatttttaacatgGTTGAAGTATTTATATATGCgaaagaataaaattaattatgtttCCATTtgtgattaaaattaaaatttcaaaacataaatatccactaagtaaaattaaatgtataaaattaaatcaattcaaaagaataatcaagtttctctctctcatcattaaattTTCTCACTTATAAATATCACCCCTTTGATCATGGTGACTTATACTAAATTATTATTCTGTAATTAAACATGAAGCATTTTTCTCTAAATACATTATTGTGCACAATTGTTGTGGCTTCAATTGCAATAGCACCATGTGAAAGCGATGACAAACTCATAACACAAACATGCAACAAGACACCATATGCTCAATGTGTTAGTTACATAAAAGCTAATTATAAAAGCAATGATGTTAAGAGTGTTGCAGGTCTTGGAATAATCATGGCACAAGATTTCCAACTCAAAGCAGAAGCTCCCCAACACATTCTCCTCAAAATGATTTCGGCGGGAAAGAGACCAGACATTCGATTTGAGATGATAGCTTGTCTTGGAAATTACAATTATCTTATCGATACTACTATGCCTGAAGCCATTGATGCCTTCAAACTTGGAAAACCCGGTTTGGCTGAAGCTTATGCTAACACTGCTGCAATTGGGGTTAGTAATTGTGAGAAAAGATTCAATGGCAACTCGCCAATCACCAATGAGAACAATATTACTCATGAAATTGCTCTCATCCTACTAGCTATTGCTaaacaattatagaatatataGTTCAATTATTAAACAATGAATTTAATATTCATGCACTTTCATcaataaaaatagttaatttttaagtttatcattttaataattatttaaatatataattgaatATCCGTATAAAATTCTCAAATAATAtgcaatttatttatttaatgttGTATGTATGGTAGTTTGTCTAATTTTCTTTAAAGTtgaatttatttgtttataattaaattaaccACAAAGgagacacaaaaaaaaaaaaaaaattgaccaCAAAGCCATGTTGACATGGGATTGGTTAAAAATCAAAAGTGATTGAGGtgaattagtttttttttaggtttaattattagCCAAAGAATTTTTTGATTCCAAACACTATTACACAGGGAGAACTTACCGATTAAAATTTTGACTACGATTTTAGAGGTGGGGTTAGTGAAGACCATATCATCAATAAATTTTAGAGGTATTAGTAATATTcgaaagtttttattttttttagctGTCAGTAAATTTTGACATCACATAAGCGTTATTGAACGCACACAAATAATATTAACAATATTGTTAATCAACGGCTTAGCTGttggtaaattttttttattgaaaatttagAAATTAGTTTACAAATGACTTAACCATAACGTTAATAAATtaacttttatttaaaaataatttaattattaattacttCCATCGGTACGCtgtgaaaataattttttgaaggAAAAGTATATATAgacaataaaaatactaaacaatATGAACAATGAATATATCGGATATTCATTTTACTAAGTGTgtgaataattattttaatattaagattttTAGGTGGATAATTTGGAGGTGTAGTATGTTTTGATTTGATTGGTAATTATTCATGTTGatcaaaaaaattattggtTATTTAAGATaactcttttttaaaataaaataaacattgtgACTTGATAACGGTTTAGCCATTGGTAACATggattaaattatttaaattaattttttatttaccgATAGCAAAGTCGTGGGTAAATTTACGggtaaaattaaattttcaatttttgtgCGTCCTTTATATTTATCCATGGCTAAGCCATTGGCGAAATTGAATAAATGAAAGGATGTATTTCATTGCCGTCTATAACAAATTTTAATGATGACTTGTCCATGATTAGGGGCGCGTCCAAATTCAATAACGAAGGAAGaggtaaaaaaaagaaagaagaaaagaaatcaaatgaaaaaaaaagagtacgaggaggaggagaaaaaaaaaaatagcaagaatgcatgtaaaaagaaaaagaagcgaGTACGAAGAAGAAAAAGTGTGCGCAGAATGATTTGGTTGGATTTGGTTATGCCTAACTTTTGTGTAAAatgatttataaaaaaatactatttatatatactaaaattagtttttggtatatttatatacaaatacatgtgttgtttaacttattttcaatgtgtatttatattctaatatatatatatatatatatactgtgACTAATTTTAGTGGCTGACTTTAGTATATACCTAACAtgattgaattatttatatatgtaaaagaataaaattaagaaaaatttttggGGCCGTCAATTTTTGGACAAAACATATAAACAAATGAAATGACATTCAAATTTACATGATTTGTCTAAAAGAAGGAATGTTACATGCATGTCTTGattgatatttatatataaatccAATTTATTACATTCGATTTAGTTATACTAGTGGCAAAT
Above is a genomic segment from Arachis stenosperma cultivar V10309 chromosome 1, arast.V10309.gnm1.PFL2, whole genome shotgun sequence containing:
- the LOC130933015 gene encoding cell wall / vacuolar inhibitor of fructosidase 1-like — protein: MKHFSLNTLLCTIVVASIAIAPCESDDKLITQTCNKTPYAQCVSYIKANYKSNDVKSVAGLGIIMAQDFQLKAEAPQHILLKMISAGKRPDIRFEMIACLGNYNYLIDTTMPEAIDAFKLGKPGLAEAYANTAAIGVSNCEKRFNGNSPITNENNITHEIALILLAIAKQL